A region from the Brachyspira hampsonii genome encodes:
- a CDS encoding nitrogen regulatory protein P-II, which yields MNIKKVKIEIYIPEEYTQKLREALNDIGALGVGNYDNVMSVTKITGYWRPLENANPFDGKVNEISEAPEDKVEFSTDAKNIENIIKVMKEVHPYEEPVINIIPLLNDRFDVNLNY from the coding sequence ATGAATATAAAAAAAGTAAAAATAGAAATATATATACCTGAAGAATATACACAAAAACTCAGAGAAGCTTTAAATGATATAGGGGCATTAGGTGTTGGAAATTATGATAATGTAATGTCTGTAACAAAAATTACAGGTTATTGGCGTCCTTTAGAAAATGCTAATCCATTTGACGGAAAAGTTAATGAAATATCAGAAGCTCCTGAAGATAAGGTAGAGTTTTCAACAGATGCCAAAAATATAGAAAATATTATAAAAGTTATGAAAGAAGTTCACCCTTATGAAGAGCCTGTTATAAATATTATTCCGCTTTTAAATGACAGATTCGATGTAAATTTAAATTATTAA